Part of the Thunnus albacares chromosome 11, fThuAlb1.1, whole genome shotgun sequence genome, cTATCAATATCAAAACAAGACTGACATATGTATGACCTGATATTCTGGTTCCTGATGCATGTTGCATGTGGATCTGTGTGTTTTAGAAGTAAAgacttaataaataatttctatTGAATCAATTTGCTTTAGGAAGGAATCCAGTAtttaaagacagacttaaaaaaaaatgaacccatcctttaaatgcacaatatgtaactTCTGCAGCTAGAAGGAGTTTGATGAAGTTGTGAAGTagcatgggatcatgggagttgttgtctaaaatataggtctagttgtttttagacattttaatgtggaatagttacatattatacctttaaaggGTTGGTTCCTCAAGGACAAAAAACACCTGACATTCTCAAAGATCCCTGTGCCCTCTACTGAGGAAATTGTCCCTGAGaaaactgttgtgttttgtggatCATTCACAGTATTGAACCTGCTGTtgaatttataaaatgtcatttttcaatgcgGTGAGCGCCACATACAAGATTCCATTTAGgtaaaaaaatatgtcagtttttttgttttacttgacCCTTTAAGTTCAAGATCAAGTTCAGTTACACCTGAGATGAAACATTGTTTCTTCAGGATCAGggcacaaaaaacaacaaaatggaagattaaaaagaaaaaaaagagatatcaAAGTGGGATAAAAGATCTGAGTTTGACATCAGTGAGTTAGTTGAATatcaaaaaacatgaaacattttctaAACCTTTATTTGCCATTATGAATCCTCTACATGCACAACTGAGCCAGATCAACACTGCTCAACCCCCCTGAAAAGAAATGTTCTATCTTCTGGACAGTACTTTATGTAGCTATCTACATCTTCTGTTACTATATTCATATGAAAGGAGATGATGGACACAGAGGCCCCTGTCCCAGCAACCGCCGCTCACAGCAGGACTGCTGACTGAGCCCTTTCATTCTCAAACAAGAAATGTTAATAAGAGTAATGTCTCACAGAAGCTCTGGCTTAGGGGCCCCTCTGAGCCCGTGGGCCTCATGACCTTTGCAGTAAGTTAACAATCAAATTTGGATTTTAATTTCACAGTTCCTGGTCAGCTCCTGCAAACTACGGCCCTTCActcctgctgctctgtgcagctCAGTTTGTATAGAGACATTTTATTGAGTCTGTATTTTATTAGCATATACATCTGTGatgttttactgtgttgtaTTATTGTCTTGTATATTGCTGCACTGCTTTGTACTTGTTTCACACTGTGATGCAGTCCTTTATActgcactgttttatttttactgttgcaCTGTGATCCTGGAGGAATTAATTTCATTCTACTGTGTACATGAAAACTTTCACgataaaaatctattttatcttCTCTAAATTGTTAGgttttgcacttttttaaattatcacCACTATACAGACTCAATAATCCTGCTTTGTGAGGCTTCCATAAACAGTCCAGACTGTTTCAAAGGACAAGAATGATCTTTCACTCTTTGTCTGTTCCAACAGTACAAGTCTGGCAGTGCAGCATTACAAGCCagacatacaaaatattatcTGTACAAACAGTCTCATAAAAATCTTTCAAATGCCAGTTTGGGATAAATCTGTAAAGCAGAGTGTGCTATGTGaaattttaacaacaaaaaggCTGAAGCAGATATTGCATTTAATGTCTTTATTCATTATTTCCTcttcaaacacattttcctgATGTACATGTACATTTCCATTCAAAAGGAAAAACTCAAGTGAGGTAAAAgtgctgaaaaatgaaatagtACAATGGTTGTAACCATCAAAATCATCGTCACAATCACGAAGCTGACAAAAAAGCTCTTATGTATTAactatttcaaaaataatgtatAGTGCGACAAATTTCATATTTCTCCCCACTTTTTAAAGTTGTATCCACAGGCATCccctcatacacacatgcaaacgagcacacacacctccacgCATTAACGTAAACACAAatctgctgcaaaaaaaaaaaaaaattcacaacTCTTCATATAGAAACTGCAGGAGAACTTCCAGACGGCCTCCATCACATTCCCATGATGTAAGACTTGTACTTAAGACAAGCATAACCACTAAATAACTAATCCTCTGCTTTCTCTGCACCCCCTCGAGCAAAGAATACATCTACAGGtgtcataaataaaaacaccatgCACTAATAAACAAAGGCCCAAACAAATGGGACGACCAAAGGCAAGGTGAATGAGAGAAGCAGGAGGATCATAACACTGACAagtttacagcagaaaaaaaagtgggggcgagaaagaaagaaaaaaaaaaaaaaaaaaaaaaggcaaaatacaCTTCatcctcacttttttttttctccacattgttcttcacaaaaaaagttcatacATCTCATACATACATCAACCCTGACGAAGGAAGTGATTTAGCCTGAGCCCTGCTGTACCCCACTCTCATCATCATGGGGACGGTAAAGCTTTCGTTAACAGGCACATGTTTTCAGTCGTCAGAAAAAAAGCCACAATAACCGTAAACACGTGAAGGTAGGGTTAAGGTGAACGGAAGCAAACATGCAGAGGATTTACATGCCAGGCTACATTCACCATAAACTAAGTCTAGAAAACGCAAACTTCTGTTTGCTGCGTTTTCTTTGACCTCGCTCGCAACTACTTTTAGCGGGCGATGCCAAAAAGAAGCCCAAGAAGAGACTAGTCCTCACCGTGGTCAGCAGACTTCATCCTGCAACTGTGAGCGGCAGCATCGCCGGGCTGCTGGCTTTGAATGTGCCTCCAAGCTCCAGAAACCAAGTTATCATCACTCAGAGAACATAAACAAACTGGGGAATGATTGAGAGACTTGAGGCTGCCATTTTTTTGGGCTTTTAGCACTTGGACAAAGTTTTGTCCCTTGGCTTTTAAACAAGGCAAAGATCATCTTAGGGTAAGAGTATGGAGATAAATCCAGTTGTCAGCACTAAACTTGGAGGGGGCTATTCATTGAGTGATGATAAAAGTCTCAGAACAAATGGATGCACAGATAAAAACCCAGTGCTGCTGTAATGCTGTAGCAAGCTGAAGCCTGCTGGCTACCTCCAACTTAAGGCATGATCTAATAAGAACCTGTAGTTCGGGCGTGAAGAGGGAGAGTAAGAGTTACAATACAGAGTGAAGAAAAGACTAAATTAAGGCAACTATCAGGAGGAGACGTCTCAGTGTCAAGGGCAGTTTAAACCAATTCAccttcccaaaaaaaaaaaaaaaaaaaaaaaaaaaaaaaaaaagggaaaaaaaaacaaagccctcaaaaacacattatatccCTGAGAACCAGCTCAACTCCATTCAGCAATTGACCACATTAGCTTATTTACATTCCTCTCAGGTGGCTGGGTTTGGAGTAAAACAAGGCCTCTTTAAAGTGCTTCTGTTATTATGGGGTCTGTACTGGGTGACCTCCAGCTACTGTGCCACAGTACAGCTCGTCAGTGAACTTCAGGTAGTATTTTGGTTTGGATGGGGACAGAACTGTCAGCACAACAAATTTAGCCTGGTTACTTTGGAGCAGGTAGAGCTAGGCAGCCCATTTAAATTGACGGTATAAATACATAGAGTATGATGAGAAAATCAGAATAAATCAGTTGGATTTCAAAGGCGTTCGGGGGAGACTGAAGTCAACATGACGACAAGGCCAATACTGATGGCaggaaaagacaagaaaggAGTATAATGAAACGACTGAGACTGTTACAGGAATGACTAGACAGATGGGTTTCAAGGAAAAATATTGTTTGGGACtgaaactaaaagaaaaaaaactaaagggaaaaaatatgataaaagaaaaataaaataaataaactcatttTGAATTCAAACCAAAAGTATTTTGCTCCCCCACCGAAGACTGTATGAAATCTCCCATAAACTACTTTCCAATACAGCGTGTTGTATCAAGTCAGTTTCACAGGGTTTAAAGGggctgaaaagaaaagaattatGCTAACCCTTTCCCTCCTgatcacaatttaaaaaaacctttaaaaagcTAACTCACTCTCCAAAAAGTGAAAGGCACTTGAGTGCTTCAGTTGCTGGTTTTATAGCATACTTTGgtccagagagagacagtgtgtggCACCTCAGTTGTTAAAAACACTAAAGCAGTTCCAATACCAAAGCTCAGCAGCTGAGCCAGCACAACATGGCCTGACCACGGGGTGTGACCTGCAGAAGAGGCCGAGCTGACCTTCCTCTAACAATTCTCTAACCAGCCAGGAGCTGTGAGCCAGCCAGATAAGAGACATTTCTGGTTATCTGGTACAAACACGAGCCACAGtgagatgagcagcagcagcggcaatGTAGTGCGCAGGAAATGGTGAAGGCTTCTGAGAAACAGAGGGGTGAGGGGGGTAAGCACAGCAGCTGCCACTTGCATAAGAAATTTAAGAGCAACTTTTCTCCTCTCAAACATGGATGCTATGATGTCAgcaaaagaggagaggagagatgacgGGTCTAAATCACAGCTTAGCCCATCTGCTAGTAATGCCACACTGCAAATGTTCAAAATTAACAGCTAATAATAGGCTTGGCTGAAATTAGAAATTCATAGGTTTGGGGGCAACGCTGTCACCACTAGTggagggtgggtgggggggtgatGGCCTTGTGGCTCAAGTCATTTGTAGCTTCAGTGATAAATCAGAATCCAAGTCTGAAAGGGGAGTGGTATCCCTCTAGCAGACATGCTGGCATTTCTCTTAACATACCACTCGCGCTCCCTGGTGTCTATCCTTCCATGACCACAAATGGGGTTCAAACACTGCGTGGTCCGCTGCACTGGATAGGAGAGTACAGGAAGTGATTCAGCTCCCACACATGTAAGGTGGcggcgctgctgctgcttgcaCACCCGTCCCTAGTTCCCCGCCCTGACAGTACCTCCCccaggaaaagagaaaaaagataaTTATAGACAGCCTGTAGTTGAGAGCCAGTCGCTGAGCTGCGTCAGAGGAGGATCCCATTTCAGGGCTGCTGTCGAGCCTACAATGGTTGTGAGGGATGACCCTGTGGGCCCACCATGTGctgctccttttaaggaatggACAGCCAGTCCAGTCAGCCTGTCACTCCAGGACTCCCAGCCAGCTCTCTCTCCAGGCAACGAGGCTAGCCACATTCTCTCAATGGGCTCGTGTCCATTCTGTCCTGTTTGTCAGCCTCCCACAATAGCCAGAAGACTGTGACATCTGGTGGTCACTGGTGAGGCTTCGGAAGGGACTTAAAAACAGGGAAAGTAAACTCCTCAGAGGCAGTCTATCTGAAGCCTAAACTGCCTCACTGCAGATTTCCACTCGAAGCCAGTCTTGACATAACAGTACAGGACTGAGCAAAATGGATATAAAGTGGGTGAGGGGGGGCTCGTCCTACACTGAAATTCACAgtggaaaatgaaataaaaatacacacattttctcttgcATTGAGTACAAATCACAGGCACTGCCGGCATATTATGGAGAGCACAAATGCCTGTGAGAGATATTTACAtgtcaaaatgaattaaaacaaattgaCTCTTCTCGTTTGCCCTTCATTGCTGATATGACTAAAGTTATTAGTGTACCACCACTCTTCCCTGCCCAGCGAACTAAACTTTTAAACACCTgtgctctgctttttttttttttttttggccatcaCCTATTACATTACCTCTTCCCCAATAATaccatttttacatattttaatgtttttttttctgcctttttacatttttaaataacagGAGAAAACCAAATTGAAGGCTATATcattttcttccctttcttCAAAACATAGCCCATTACTTACTTATAACTtatggggaggaggggggggtaaACCTGGAGGTTAAGGCACAAAACACAACTTCTTTAAGAGTAAGGCTGATAaacaaggaaacaaacaaagatgagaaaaaaaaaatctaaataacaCTTAAAAATATCACTTTCTATTCAATGACCTAGACGCCTCTGTAGATAAGGAATGAGAAAGGATtccaaaaaacaaagcaaaacacttGTCCACTTAAATATAGTCATTTGTGCCTTGTGAGGAACAAATCATTTATTGCCTTAATATTAAATTTTTTgggagtttttgtttttattttattccttcTCTCTGCTCAAAAGCAGCAGCGGCAGTCCTCTCTTGTACGTCCTTccacttgtttgttttgtcagttacACGGCAGCCATGTTGGAATGTTCTGGTTAGCCACATAGTAGTTGCTGAAGTTGTGGTCTCGGACATAGGGCGCTGGCTGATAGTAGCAGGTGACACAGGACGCATCGGGGATGGCATTCTGCTCTGCCAGCACTCGGAAGGCCATCAGTGAGATGAGGTGGAGGGTCTGCCGTCGCTCGTGGCCCATGAGGCACACTGTGCTCTCGTTGACCACTCGCCGCAGGATCATGAGGTAGTCGTACTTGCTCTTCTCCTCACCTATAAAGTGGCTCTGGAGGTAGGCTTCAACTTTGCGCTGCTGCTCACCGATGTCAGGGAAGTCAATGAAGAAGCGTGAACACATGTACCGCTCCAGGCCCTTGAACTCCTCCTCGCTGGCAGGTCGAAAGTCCCGCACCAGAAGATTGCAGTATTTCAGCAGGCCGCCACCTCGGATCTCCTCGGGCCGCTTGGTGGCGATGAGCTTGTTCCGCAGGTGGCTAAGTGCCATGCTGAAGTCTCCATACATGCTCTCCCCACTCACAGTAGGGTGAAAGGCCTGCGACATGGGTGTCTTTGCCAGTTCATAATAGGCAAGTACAGAGTCCAGCACAATCTGAAAGGAGTCCACACTGAACTCAAACTGCCGGCGTATCGAGTCCACAAACTTCAGCTCCACATTGCGGCCGTTGTTGTTGGAGAGGGAGATGAGACTCCAGCGGTCCTGCTCTGTGTTAACCTTCACCAGCTTCTGGACATAGGCCTCTTTGAGAGTCATGGGTGTGATTTTCTCTTTGTTCACACCCTCAGGCAGAAAGTCCAGCAGGGTACCCAGCACCACGTCCTTAATGAGCCTGAACTCTGCTTCATGCGGCAGGTCCACCCGGAAGATGACGTCCAGATCCTTGTAGCTCCAGCCGATATCCTGCACCAGCACATGGCTGGCTGTCGAGCCGTTGAGCCGTACGTCCTTTACTCTGATACCACTCTGCTCCAGACGGGAGCGCACCCGCGCCACAATGTCTTTCAATCGCACCTCTAAAGTAGGGAAGTTCCCCCGGCCATGAACAGGCACAACCTCTGTCAGGACTTCATTCAGCCGGCTCACCTGCTCCCAGGAGAGGACACTGCTGGCACAACTCTTTGCTTCCTTGTTATCCATCTTCTCACAAAGTTCAGATTAACTAAGATGGGAGGGAAAAAGAGATTTTAGATAGGGCTCCAACTGTGACACAAACCAAgcaaactttacatttaaaccattttaaagCCATTTCCCTTCACAACAATACAAAGTACTAAAGAATAGATTTGACCTTGTTCAACTCAAATGCAATTTTTGTCATTACACATTGTGCAGGCACATATGCCATTAAAGGAGGGCTgctgtgtgggagtgtgtgtgtgtgtgtgtgtgtgtgtgtgttgggggggggggggcacatattgcataaacataaaaatagatACAATGAggcaaaatatattaaaaatatatagtaatataaATAGTAGGAAATAGTAAAATCACactaaaaaaatgtcaacacatGTGCAAACTCGCATTAAATCTGAAAGTATTTGTAGTAGAGCTGTGCGAATGGCATTGTAAACATATGGCAGTAGTACAGTTGTTATGGAGATTGTGAAACTCTAAGTTCAATATAAATCACAAATACATGCGATTACAACAATTGGCTCTGTAGCTTTTAAAAAGATCTGATGAAACAGTAGCAGCAACATGGCCCCTTTCAGCACGAGACAACCTGCTCACTCTCCGTtacacgcgcgcgcgcgcgcgcgcgcgcacacacacacacacacacacacacacacacacacacactcacacgcgcgcacacacacactcactcacacacacacacacacacacacacgcagcaaaGGACAGAGCCCGTGAGGTTTCTAGAACAGCTCACCGTGCGAGCTTCGCTTTTTATTCCAGAACCGCTGAGAGACAAACACCAAGCTCGCTTAAAGTGCACTAAACACCGAGTTTTCCTAAATACATAACCACGTCCGACattaacctttaaaaaaaactgcaaattaaCATTACACGCATTTTGTCGAAACATCACCGGTACAGAAAGCGTTCCGGCTGACTTATCAATTTAACGTTAGCTACCAGTGACGAGGCAATATGAGTTTTTGCTCTAATTTACCCACCAAGGTACTGACTAAcgttaacattttaaacaagtaCAAGACGCTACCATGAATTACCGTTACGTTGACAAACTAGCAAACGTTAGTAATGCTGAGCTGAACTTCGGTTGAACTGAATCCCACCGTAATTTTAGCACGGTTGCCTAACACAcgtttcaggaaaaaaaaaaaaaaaaacaactaatcaacGTTTTTATGTTAAAGTCTTCCAAACTGGTGAAAGTAGTACATACATTTCCAAAGGCGTATATTCCGAAAGCATTCAACGTCCAAAAAGAAGATGTTAACTTGACATTCGTGCAGACACCACCAACATAATCCACTGCCAGAAAGAGACACACGGCACCGCTTTTACACCGGTCTTTGAACCACTCTCCCCTCAGAAGACACGCCTCATTTATACAGCCGAAGAACGACCCACTGAAACTGATGCACAGCCGAAGCACGACACAGTCCCTCTGTCCACGTAGCGTGGCTTTTACGTTTATGAAGTACTACATGACTAGTATGTGAAGGTGCAAAAATTAAAGTAAAGACATTAACTTGATATATTTACCCAAAGGTCTAGCATTAATCATCAGCAGATCACACAGATCGTGCAATCGTTCAGTTTGGTTGTACCAATGCGCCGAGCGAAGTGTCTGATTGGTCAACGAGGTTTTTGCGTTGCCAGGTAACCAAGAGCGTCTCCAGGCAGGCGACGTTCTCTGTATCTAGGTCCACAGGCAGGTACTTACAGCTCTGACTTAGTCacacttttacattttcttgtgacacataatgaatattttgtattgccccaatatatatatataaaacatataaatagtAAGTAAAGTTtcgttaaaaaacaaaaacactcacagacacatgACACGTACCTCTCAGTGACGTTAAactttaacaagttcaactctgtaatttcagatttcaaagagcttaatggcctcttaaaattaaaaacactccTTAGGCAAGGAGACAGGGCGTATCTTGCTGCCAaatatgtatcaacatgccacaacctgagggacagtgaatgacctagacacacacacacacacacacacacacacacacacacacacacacacacacacacacacacacacacacacacaaacacacatacatacatcaatcttaatgtattaatgttcatattattggggttttttgttgttgtttttttgttgttgttgttttttttacaaatactgtatttggacaaattgtattttgatgctCTGCCAAGACAGCccattgaattgaactgaattaatAATTCTAAATTCCACCAGGAGCTCAAACGACCAACAGTGTCCATACCAGTGACCAACTAGATCTTTAAAGTAGGTATGACCCCTAATTATCTTCAACATATGGTTCACATGGTAGATTAATGGTTATCATTAATGAAAATTGTATCCATATACCacttttttcatctctttattTATACAAACCATCACTTACAGCATGtgacattaaaacaataacagaaaacacttaggcatcataatgaaataaagataacataACAGGAATGACTTCACTTTCAATTGGTTGATACATTTAACGTGGTAACAGGACATaagtaataacaataaaaatataagattATAAATTAACAAAAGGTAGACAAAGTCAGATTCTTAACAAAAAATAGAGCATACTaagtgtatgtgcacatttcttattatttttaagttggatagactcaaaatactttctaaattcaatcatgaaaagttcaaatgatGGAGTTATCCATataacactaaaaacacacagttgtgAGTTGtaaggtggacaaaatatcagcaccacaaactacactCCAGGCTCCAGGCTGCTTTAAAGAACAAACAgtgaattcattttttattagtCTAGTTCAAGTGACTGATGACCTCTTGAATCATAAGTTCTCCAGTGGAAGCAACTAGACAGTGTGGGTTGGGATTATGTAGTGCACAGTGGGCACAGCCATAATCATTGTAAGTCTGATTTTTATCAGTTATCT contains:
- the tent5c gene encoding terminal nucleotidyltransferase 5C, giving the protein MDNKEAKSCASSVLSWEQVSRLNEVLTEVVPVHGRGNFPTLEVRLKDIVARVRSRLEQSGIRVKDVRLNGSTASHVLVQDIGWSYKDLDVIFRVDLPHEAEFRLIKDVVLGTLLDFLPEGVNKEKITPMTLKEAYVQKLVKVNTEQDRWSLISLSNNNGRNVELKFVDSIRRQFEFSVDSFQIVLDSVLAYYELAKTPMSQAFHPTVSGESMYGDFSMALSHLRNKLIATKRPEEIRGGGLLKYCNLLVRDFRPASEEEFKGLERYMCSRFFIDFPDIGEQQRKVEAYLQSHFIGEEKSKYDYLMILRRVVNESTVCLMGHERRQTLHLISLMAFRVLAEQNAIPDASCVTCYYQPAPYVRDHNFSNYYVANQNIPTWLPCN